A window from Acidobacteriota bacterium encodes these proteins:
- a CDS encoding DUF1573 domain-containing protein has product MNRAQTPAILTLCAAVLLAGAAFVPSALAEDQPQVVLPKPVFDAGVTPKGEKITHDFSIRNEGAADLMIVDVRPACGCTIAEFDKTIAPGASGKIHAVLDTTTFAGPISKGITVLTNDPANPRLELAIKADVQPYLFVQPGFARFIQAQHSDPGSVEQILFTRTFDDLQVLKVDSPYPFLDVTYTQATEDDEPRENAVGNQWIFVFTLDYDKAPVGTLADYVTIHTNHPDQPILKVPVSGFVRPMIAITPKEADFGDIAIAEQNEASMVIRSFANEEIELTSAETNVPGVDLKITPIEEGRRFSLEVTLSPDMPKGDFEGTIQIRTDSERKPMIEVPLRGTAI; this is encoded by the coding sequence ATGAATCGCGCTCAGACCCCCGCCATTTTGACACTTTGCGCCGCAGTCCTGCTAGCCGGCGCGGCCTTTGTTCCCAGCGCCCTCGCCGAAGATCAGCCGCAGGTGGTGCTGCCGAAGCCGGTTTTCGATGCCGGTGTCACCCCCAAGGGCGAGAAGATCACTCACGATTTCTCGATCCGCAACGAAGGCGCCGCGGATCTGATGATCGTCGATGTGCGCCCGGCCTGCGGCTGCACCATCGCCGAGTTCGACAAGACCATCGCCCCGGGCGCCTCCGGCAAGATCCACGCGGTGCTCGACACCACCACCTTCGCCGGCCCCATCTCCAAGGGCATCACGGTGTTGACCAATGATCCCGCCAACCCGCGGCTAGAGCTGGCGATCAAGGCCGACGTCCAGCCCTATCTGTTCGTGCAGCCGGGCTTCGCGCGGTTCATCCAGGCTCAGCACAGCGATCCGGGATCGGTGGAGCAGATTCTCTTCACCCGCACCTTCGATGATCTCCAGGTGCTCAAGGTGGATTCGCCCTATCCGTTCCTCGACGTGACCTACACCCAGGCCACCGAGGACGACGAACCGCGGGAGAACGCCGTCGGCAACCAGTGGATCTTCGTCTTCACCCTCGACTACGACAAGGCGCCGGTGGGAACCCTGGCGGACTACGTGACCATCCACACCAACCATCCGGACCAGCCGATTCTCAAGGTGCCGGTATCCGGTTTCGTGCGGCCGATGATCGCCATCACGCCGAAGGAAGCGGACTTCGGGGACATCGCCATCGCCGAGCAGAACGAGGCCAGCATGGTCATCCGCTCCTTCGCCAACGAGGAGATCGAACTGACCTCCGCCGAGACCAACGTGCCCGGCGTGGATCTGAAGATCACTCCGATCGAGGAAGGCCGCCGATTCAGCCTGGAAGTGACGCTCTCCCCGGACATGCCGAAGGGCGACTTCGAGGGCACCATCCAGATTCGGACCGACAGCGAGCGCAAGCCGATGATCGAGGTGCCCCTCCGCGGCACTGCCATCTGA
- a CDS encoding acetyl-CoA carboxylase biotin carboxylase subunit, with amino-acid sequence MPPQPPQHRFEKVLVANRGEIAVRILRGVNEMGIRGAVVYSEPDRAALPVLLADEAYPIGPAASRESYLRAEAIADLAVEIGADAIHPGYGFLSERVELAEMCRERGIVFIGPPPEAIAAMGSKTESRRRMMAAGVPVVPGGDSALPDLESAQAFAAEIGYPVMLKAAAGGGGKGMRQVHEADELPAAYRAARSEAAASFGDDSVYIEKLILEPRHIEIQILADAHGRAVSLGERECSLQRRHQKVVEEAPSIVVDEDLRRRMGEAAVQAAQAVNYTNAGTVEFLLDREGNFYFLEMNTRLQVEHPVTELVTGIDLVEMQIRVAQGEPLPPELDDIVIRGHAVEVRLYAEDPFRNFAPSPGTIRHLRWPSGPGVRNDVGVYEGSEVSIHYDPMLAKLIVWAADRPRALARLKRALSELRVEGIETTAPLFAALLEDEDFLAGDLDIGMLDRKLAEGTLTTSVTPEQLEDIPLIAAAIAEYEATHRVLSSAASPQDSQPSRWRDAGRREALRSPQWS; translated from the coding sequence ATGCCACCGCAACCACCGCAACACCGCTTCGAGAAGGTCCTGGTAGCCAACCGGGGGGAGATCGCCGTGCGTATTCTGCGCGGTGTCAACGAGATGGGGATCCGCGGCGCGGTGGTTTACTCGGAGCCGGACCGCGCCGCCTTGCCGGTACTGCTCGCCGACGAGGCGTATCCAATCGGGCCGGCGGCGTCGCGGGAGAGCTACCTGCGGGCCGAGGCGATCGCCGACTTGGCGGTGGAGATCGGAGCGGACGCCATCCATCCGGGCTATGGCTTCCTGTCCGAGCGGGTGGAATTGGCGGAGATGTGCCGGGAGCGGGGCATCGTGTTCATCGGTCCGCCGCCGGAGGCCATCGCGGCGATGGGCTCGAAAACCGAGAGCCGGCGGAGGATGATGGCGGCCGGGGTGCCGGTGGTACCGGGCGGCGACTCCGCCCTGCCGGATCTGGAGAGCGCTCAAGCCTTCGCCGCGGAAATCGGCTACCCGGTGATGCTCAAGGCGGCCGCCGGCGGCGGCGGCAAGGGCATGCGCCAGGTGCACGAGGCGGATGAGCTGCCGGCCGCCTACCGAGCCGCCCGCTCCGAAGCCGCAGCCAGCTTCGGCGACGACTCCGTCTACATCGAGAAGCTGATCCTCGAACCGCGCCACATCGAGATCCAAATCCTGGCCGACGCCCACGGCAGGGCCGTCTCCCTGGGCGAGCGCGAGTGCTCTCTCCAACGGCGGCACCAGAAGGTGGTGGAGGAAGCGCCCTCGATCGTGGTCGACGAAGATCTGCGCCGGCGGATGGGCGAGGCGGCGGTACAGGCAGCCCAGGCGGTGAACTACACCAACGCCGGTACCGTCGAGTTTCTGCTCGACCGCGAAGGCAACTTCTACTTCTTGGAGATGAATACCCGCCTGCAGGTGGAGCATCCGGTGACCGAGCTGGTCACCGGCATCGACCTGGTGGAGATGCAGATCCGGGTCGCCCAGGGCGAGCCCTTGCCGCCGGAGTTGGACGACATCGTCATTCGAGGCCACGCGGTGGAGGTCCGCCTCTACGCCGAGGACCCCTTTCGCAACTTCGCGCCGTCGCCGGGCACTATCCGCCACCTGCGGTGGCCTTCGGGGCCAGGGGTGCGCAACGATGTCGGCGTTTACGAGGGCAGCGAAGTCTCCATCCACTACGATCCGATGCTCGCCAAGCTGATCGTGTGGGCGGCGGACCGGCCGCGGGCGCTGGCGCGCCTCAAGCGAGCCCTGTCGGAGTTGCGCGTGGAAGGCATCGAAACCACCGCCCCGCTGTTTGCGGCCTTGCTCGAAGATGAAGATTTCCTGGCCGGCGACCTCGACATCGGCATGCTCGACCGCAAGCTCGCCGAAGGCACCTTGACCACCAGCGTCACCCCCGAGCAGCTCGAAGACATCCCCCTGATCGCGGCGGCGATCGCCGAGTACGAAGCCACCCACCGCGTCCTCTCGTCCGCCGCTTCGCCGCAGGATTCTCAACCCAGCCGGTGGCGGGACGCCGGCCGCCGGGAAGCGCTGCGCAGTCCCCAATGGAGCTGA